CGAGCGCTCCCCGGAGCGGGCCCGTTCCCGGCGGTGGTTCTCCTTCCAGAGGGCGTTCCAGTCGGGGAGGGAACCGGTCGGGCAGTTGGCATCATCATTCATGGCGAGCACCTCAGGGGACGGGAGCCGACAGCCCGTCGACTACGTTATAAGAAAAATCATATAACGGTCCTCTCCCCGCAGCCACACCCCTGGCCCCAGAGCCCTCACTCCCCGATGATCTTGATGAGGATGCGCTTGTCCCGGCGCCCGTCGAACTCCCCGTAGAAGATCTGCTCCCAGGTGCCGAAGTCCAGACGGCCCGCCGTGACGGCCACCACCACCTCCCGGCCCATGAGCTGGCGCTTGTGGTGGGCGTCTCCGTTGTCCTCGCCGCTGCGGTTGTGGAGATAGCCTCCCTGTGCGGGGTCGGCGGAGGCATTGAAAGGGGCCAGTTGCTCCAGCCAGCGGGCGTAGTCCTGGTGCAAGCCCCCCTCATCGTCGTTGATGAAGATCGAAGAGGTGATGTGCATGGAATTCACCAGACAGAGCCCCTCCCGGATGCCGCTGGAGTGCAGGGCCCGCTCCACCTCGGGGGTGATGTTGCGGAAACCCATGCGGTCGGGCATGTGGAGGGTGAGGACCTGGCGGTGGGATTTCATGGGGCGCTCCTGGTGCCGAGTCTACCGCTGACCCGGCACCCCCCTGGAAGAAGACCTGTCCGCCGATGAAAGGGATGCACGCAGATGGGGCACGACCCATCCAGGGGTACCTGGGGGCAGGCACCCCAAGCCTCACTTACCCCCCGCCCCATTGGCGTCCTTGGCGTCCATCGGCGGACAAGAGTGCTCTACGGCTCAGCGGCTGCCGAACTCGTACCGGAACCGCGCCCCCTCCTCCGGCACGAACTGCAGGGTCCGCTGCACGCAACCCGGGATGTCCTCGGCGTGGTGGGACACGAAGAGCAGGGTGCTGGAGCTGCCCTCAAGGATGCGGTCGATGAAACGCAGCACCAGAAGCCGGTTCAGGGGGTCCAGGCCCTGGAGGGGCTCATCGAGGATGAGGAGGGGCGGGTGCTTCACCAGACCCCGCACGATGAGCAGCAGGCGCTGCTGGCCGTAGGAGAGCTTCAGGAAGCTGGTGGAGGCGTAATTCCCCATGCCGATGAGCTGGAGCCACTGGTGAGCCAGGGCCACTTCCTTGTCTCCGGGCGTCTCATAGAGCCCGATGGAGTCGTGGAAGCCCGAGAGGACCACCGAGAGCACGGAGCAGCCCACCCGGTAGGACTGGTGCAGGGCTGGGCTCACGATGCCCATGCGCTTCTTTAGGTCCCAGATGCTCTCGCCGCTGCCCCGCTGAATGCCGAAGACCTGGATGTCATTGGCGTAGCACTGGGGGTTGTCCCCGGTGATGAGGTTCAGCAGCGTGGATTTCCCGCAGCCGTTGGGGCCGGAAATATGCCAGTGCTCCTGGGGCCTGATCTCCCAGTCGAGCCCGCTGAGCACCTGGTGATCACCATAGTGCACGCTGATGTTCCTCAGGCGGGCGATGCTCGGGAAGCTCTCCACCTGACCATGCAAGGGGCCGGGCAGCTCCACGGACTGGGGCAGCTCCGATTCCGCATGGAGGAGCTGCTGGTTCAAGGGGTCCGCAAGGAAGGCGGCGGGCGCCTGGGTGCGTTCCAGGTGGCAGTCCAGCAGCCAGCCGATCTGGGTGGCGGTGGAGGGGATCTCCTCGATGCGGTTGACGATGAGGACGATGGCCATGTCCCGGTGGTGCAGACCCTCCAGATAGCCCGTCAGGAACTGCCGGGCCTGGATATCCAGGCCATCGAAGGGCTCATCCAGGATCAGCAGATCCGGCCGACTCAGCAGGGCCTGGACCAGGAGCAGCTTGCGGCCCTCGCCACTGGAGAGCTCTGTGATGGTGCTGCCCATCAGGTGCCCGATGCCGAACTCCCGGGCCATGGCCTCCATCTCAGCAGCGGAGGCCTGGGACTGGGCGATGAAGTCAGCCACCGTGGTGGAAAGGGACTCGTCATCGCTGATGTAGTCCGTGTTGCAGCGCTGCCACTCCTCATCGAAGAGCTTGAGCTGGCGCTCGAAGGAGACCAGCAGGACCGAGCGGAAGTCGCTGCGGACCTCGCCCCCCCGGCACTGAGTGGGGTCCTTGAGCAGGTTGGCGAAGGAGGTCTTGCCGCTGCCATTGGAGCCCACAATGGCCAGGAAGTCGTTTTTTGCGATCCTGAGGTCTGAAACAGTCAGCGCATGAGTCTTGCCGATGGAAAAAACGGCCTGGTGCAAATGGAGCATGAAAGGAAAACCTCTACTGTTCACGGAAAGGGGTGAGTATCGGCGCTGTCCTCGCCGCTGCCGTGAAAGACCAGGACCTGGCGGCGGGATTTCATGGCGAGCCCCTGCGCCAGGATAACCTGGGGAGGGATACCTCAATGGGGGACGGGACCGAAAACCTCCCGGGGATCCGCCACCGCCTCGCCCCTGGACGGCCCGCGTTCCTCCACCAACCGGAGCAGGGACCGGACCAGACCTCTCTCCCGTGCGCCCCGCTGCCGCAGGTTCCGAAGACTCCGGGCGGCCAGCTCACTCTGTGCCTTGGAGCAGTCCGCGTCAGCCGCCAGGTGCTGGTAGGCCAGCAGCTCCAGGGCCACGCGGGGCAGCTCCTGACGCACCTTCTCAACCAACTGGGTCTCCGCCTCGGACAGGCTGGCCCCTGCACAGGCCTTCAGTCCGTAAAGACTCCCGAGCCAGCATCGCCCCGGCCTGCCGAAGGCGCCAGGTTGGAGAGGCGGAAGGACCTCGACCACCAGCACCGGGGTCCCGGCAATCGGAAAGTCATCGGAGAAGACCTCGAAGATCAGCGCCCCGTCTGATCGTGTCCGAAGCCCAGCCAGCAGCCTGCCAAAAGGAAGGAAGAGCTCCCGCCCCAAGGCAGCGGCCTGGAGACTCTTCCAGGTTCCGCCATCCACCGCAGGTTCCACAAGGCTCCTCCGGACCGGGACCCGGAAGGTTTCGAGGAAGGACCGGGCCTGATCGATCCCCACCACTACGTTGAGACCGGGACCCTGGGTGTAGGCGGCATGATAGACCCCAACCAGTTCGTACTGGCCGGTGATGCGGGAGACAGCCAGCACCGGGGAACCCGAGTTCCCTGAGGAGAGCTGGGCGTCCACCACGAAGTCCATATGGTCCCAGTCTCCGTAGGTGTCGTGATCCTCGGTGGTGATCACCTTGCCGGTGCAGGTGGCCTTGAAGGCCCCCAGGGGAAAGCCCCTGACCTCCACCACATCCCTGGGCCGCAGAGCCCGGCTGTGCCCGATCGGGAAAGGCAGAACGTGAAGGACTGTGTTGGCCTTCAGGATCGCCAGATCCAGGGTGTGATCGGAGGCCACCCGGGTCAGCGGGATATCGTCAGGCCCAAAGGTATCGCTCTCTCCATCCACGATGCGGAGGGAATCCGAGACGAGTTTCCATCCGGGGGGTACCCCTTCCACCGGATGTTCCTCCGTCGTGACCTGGGGCCACTGGGCGACATGGTCGTTGGTGACCAGGAAGGTCCCCCGCCGGTCCCTCCGGAGTCCGAAGGCCGTGCCGTGAGCGATGGCGATCCTCCTGCTGGTCTCAATCGAGCCGTCAGAGGCGTACGAAAGGCCTTCGTAGGTCGCCTGACTGCGCACGCAATAGCAGAAGGCCGTCTGCCCGCCCTCACCCTGCCTGCGAGCACTGGCGGAAAGAGCCGAGAAGTCCTCGGCATAGCGCCCCCCAGCATGGACTGGCTTCTCCCCCGCCCTGGCCCGGAGGCTCCCGGCCATGGCCATCCCCCCCGCCACCAGGAGCGCAACCAGCCCACACCTGCTCCCCCAGCCTGACACCATGCCCATCCCCCTTCCAGGTACCCGGCCCAGGTCAGAACCCCACCCCTACCAGGGTGTAACTCCGGGTGGCCGCATTGGCATTGGAGCCCACGGTATTGGGGTCCATCCAGGCGGGGACCATGGCCCAGCCCCCATTCGCGGGAAGCTCGCCGGGGTTGACCCTCAGGCGGCCCCCGAAGAGGTCCAGTCGCTCCAGCCGTGGAGCCAGGGGCACCGCGGCCTCATCCTCGACCACCACCACGGCGCTCCCCATTTCCCTCATGGCCAACCTCACGGCAGAGGCGGCTGAAAAGGTGGTCCGCGGCGTCGAAGCGCCCTTCAGGGCAGGCGCCTGGGGGCCGCAGACGCGCACCTGGGCGGGGGGAGGAGGAGGCAGGAGGGCAAGCATCGGAGGACCCATTCTGACGGGGTGAACCGCCGTATCCTTGGATGACGCAAAAAGCTAACAGGTTCCAGGCTCAGGCTTTTCCGATGCGAAATCCGACCGGGATCAGCTGGATGAGATCGGCCAGATCATCCCGGTTTCCGGGATCCACAGCGAGGACCTGGACCTTGGGGTGGGCCCGCACCCGGTCCAGGAAAGGATGGGCCCTGGGCTTGATGACCCCGAAGACCGGCAGGTCCCCGTCCAGGCGGCGCAGTACCGCCTCCTGGAAGGCCAGGGCTCCGGACTCCATGAAGCCGAGCTCGTCCATGACACAGATGGCCTCCT
The sequence above is drawn from the uncultured Holophaga sp. genome and encodes:
- a CDS encoding secondary thiamine-phosphate synthase enzyme YjbQ, with the protein product MKSHRQVLTLHMPDRMGFRNITPEVERALHSSGIREGLCLVNSMHITSSIFINDDEGGLHQDYARWLEQLAPFNASADPAQGGYLHNRSGEDNGDAHHKRQLMGREVVVAVTAGRLDFGTWEQIFYGEFDGRRDKRILIKIIGE
- the modF gene encoding molybdate ABC transporter ATP-binding protein ModF; the encoded protein is MLHLHQAVFSIGKTHALTVSDLRIAKNDFLAIVGSNGSGKTSFANLLKDPTQCRGGEVRSDFRSVLLVSFERQLKLFDEEWQRCNTDYISDDESLSTTVADFIAQSQASAAEMEAMAREFGIGHLMGSTITELSSGEGRKLLLVQALLSRPDLLILDEPFDGLDIQARQFLTGYLEGLHHRDMAIVLIVNRIEEIPSTATQIGWLLDCHLERTQAPAAFLADPLNQQLLHAESELPQSVELPGPLHGQVESFPSIARLRNISVHYGDHQVLSGLDWEIRPQEHWHISGPNGCGKSTLLNLITGDNPQCYANDIQVFGIQRGSGESIWDLKKRMGIVSPALHQSYRVGCSVLSVVLSGFHDSIGLYETPGDKEVALAHQWLQLIGMGNYASTSFLKLSYGQQRLLLIVRGLVKHPPLLILDEPLQGLDPLNRLLVLRFIDRILEGSSSTLLFVSHHAEDIPGCVQRTLQFVPEEGARFRYEFGSR
- a CDS encoding S1C family serine protease is translated as MGMVSGWGSRCGLVALLVAGGMAMAGSLRARAGEKPVHAGGRYAEDFSALSASARRQGEGGQTAFCYCVRSQATYEGLSYASDGSIETSRRIAIAHGTAFGLRRDRRGTFLVTNDHVAQWPQVTTEEHPVEGVPPGWKLVSDSLRIVDGESDTFGPDDIPLTRVASDHTLDLAILKANTVLHVLPFPIGHSRALRPRDVVEVRGFPLGAFKATCTGKVITTEDHDTYGDWDHMDFVVDAQLSSGNSGSPVLAVSRITGQYELVGVYHAAYTQGPGLNVVVGIDQARSFLETFRVPVRRSLVEPAVDGGTWKSLQAAALGRELFLPFGRLLAGLRTRSDGALIFEVFSDDFPIAGTPVLVVEVLPPLQPGAFGRPGRCWLGSLYGLKACAGASLSEAETQLVEKVRQELPRVALELLAYQHLAADADCSKAQSELAARSLRNLRQRGARERGLVRSLLRLVEERGPSRGEAVADPREVFGPVPH